The following proteins are co-located in the Streptomyces sp. DT2A-34 genome:
- the egtA gene encoding ergothioneine biosynthesis glutamate--cysteine ligase EgtA, protein MSDSVSDCKEQPRTAVTEAEVEALVRGICFKTGPPRTLGVEVEWLVHELRSPRLPVTPERLEAAYAALRTVPLRSALTVEPGGQLELSSPPATSLMECIGTVSADLDAARAVLREHDLGLVGIGNDPWRSPRRFLREPRYDAMEACLDRTGPAGRAMMCTSASVQVCLDAGYEEPGPLGHGRRWWLAHQLGAVLVAAFANSPLAGREPTGWLSTRQLLWMEIGAGRAGAPPLDGDPRAAWARHVLDAPVMCVRQDGGPWHVPDELTFREWTRSGVPRPPVHEDLDYHLTTLFPPVRPRGHLELRMIDAQPGEDGWIVPLAVTTALFDDPEAAETAYRAVKPLAERSLSLPAPHNPLWIDAARSGLADPELQEVAVVCFAAALEALPRLGAAAEVTDAVAAYRDRYVINGRCPADDLLDELYGTERTLHGKDIRT, encoded by the coding sequence ATGTCAGATTCGGTGAGTGACTGTAAGGAGCAGCCTCGCACCGCAGTCACCGAAGCCGAGGTGGAGGCCCTGGTCCGGGGCATCTGCTTCAAGACCGGCCCACCCCGCACCCTCGGGGTCGAAGTGGAATGGCTCGTCCATGAGCTGCGCAGTCCGCGGCTCCCCGTGACACCCGAACGGCTCGAAGCGGCCTACGCCGCACTGCGGACCGTGCCCCTGAGGTCGGCGCTCACCGTCGAGCCCGGCGGCCAGCTGGAACTGAGCTCGCCGCCCGCCACCTCACTGATGGAGTGCATCGGTACCGTCTCCGCCGACCTCGACGCCGCCCGCGCGGTACTGCGCGAACACGATCTCGGTCTCGTCGGCATCGGCAACGACCCCTGGCGCTCGCCCCGCCGGTTCCTGCGCGAGCCGCGCTACGACGCCATGGAAGCCTGTCTGGACCGCACGGGCCCGGCCGGCCGCGCCATGATGTGCACCTCGGCCTCCGTGCAGGTGTGCCTGGACGCCGGATACGAGGAGCCCGGCCCGCTCGGGCACGGGCGGCGCTGGTGGCTGGCGCACCAGCTGGGCGCGGTCCTGGTCGCCGCCTTCGCCAACTCCCCGCTGGCCGGGCGTGAGCCCACGGGCTGGCTCTCCACCCGGCAGCTGCTGTGGATGGAGATCGGCGCGGGTCGCGCGGGCGCACCCCCGCTGGACGGCGATCCCCGGGCCGCCTGGGCGCGGCACGTGCTGGACGCGCCGGTGATGTGCGTACGGCAGGACGGCGGCCCGTGGCACGTCCCGGACGAGCTGACGTTCCGGGAGTGGACCCGGTCGGGGGTGCCCAGACCGCCGGTGCACGAGGACCTCGACTACCACCTCACGACGCTGTTCCCGCCGGTCAGACCGCGTGGCCATCTGGAACTTCGGATGATCGACGCGCAGCCCGGCGAGGACGGCTGGATCGTGCCGCTCGCCGTGACCACCGCGCTCTTCGACGACCCCGAGGCCGCCGAGACCGCCTACCGCGCCGTGAAGCCCCTGGCCGAGCGCTCCCTGTCGCTGCCGGCGCCGCACAATCCGCTGTGGATCGACGCGGCCCGCTCGGGCCTCGCCGACCCCGAGCTTCAGGAGGTGGCCGTCGTCTGCTTCGCGGCGGCACTGGAGGCCCTGCCCCGGCTCGGGGCCGCCGCCGAGGTCACGGACGCCGTGGCGGCGTACCGGGACCGCTATGTGATCAACGGCCGCTGCCCCGCCGACGACCTGCTGGACGAGCTGTACGGCACGGAACGCACCCTGCACGGGAAGGACATCCGCACATGA
- a CDS encoding SulP family inorganic anion transporter: MSTSALSPAARLRGLRPDWLNDPRVWRTEVLAGLVVALALIPEAISFSIIAGVDPAIGLFASFTMAVTISIVGGRRAMISAATGAIALVIAPLNREHGLGYLIAAVILGGVFQIILGALGVAKLMRFVPRSVMVGFVNALAILIFMAQVPEMHDVPWPVYPLVIGGLALMVFFPKVIKVIPAPLVSIVILTVITVAAGIAVPTVGDKGELPSSLPVPGLPDVPFTMDTLTTIAPYALAVALVGLMESLMTAKLVDDITDTHSSKTRESIGQGIANIVTGFFGGMGGCAMIGQTMINVKVSGARTRLSTFLAGSFLMVLCIVFGPVVSDIPMAALVAVMVMVSFATFDWHSIAPKTLKRMPAGEIAVMVITVVCVVATDNLAIGVVVGSVTAMVIFAKRVAHLAHVTAVTDPDGGSVVYSVTGELFFASSNDLVGQFNYATDPDKVVIDLTAAHIWDASSVAALDAIETKYAQRGKTVEIIGLNKPSAQIHEKLSGELTGSH; this comes from the coding sequence TTGTCCACGTCCGCACTGTCCCCGGCCGCCCGCCTGCGCGGCCTGCGCCCCGACTGGCTGAACGATCCGAGGGTCTGGCGCACCGAGGTCTTGGCCGGCCTCGTCGTCGCCCTCGCACTGATCCCCGAGGCGATCTCGTTCTCGATCATCGCGGGAGTCGATCCCGCCATCGGCTTGTTCGCGTCCTTCACGATGGCCGTGACTATTTCCATCGTCGGCGGGCGCCGCGCGATGATCTCCGCCGCCACCGGCGCCATCGCCCTGGTCATCGCCCCGCTCAACCGCGAACACGGCCTCGGCTACCTGATCGCCGCAGTCATCCTGGGCGGCGTCTTCCAGATCATTCTCGGCGCGCTCGGCGTCGCGAAGCTGATGCGGTTCGTGCCGCGCTCGGTGATGGTGGGCTTCGTCAACGCCCTCGCCATCCTGATCTTCATGGCGCAGGTCCCCGAAATGCACGACGTGCCCTGGCCCGTCTACCCGCTGGTCATCGGCGGACTCGCCCTCATGGTGTTCTTCCCGAAGGTCATCAAGGTGATCCCGGCGCCGCTCGTCTCCATCGTCATCCTCACCGTGATCACCGTCGCTGCCGGGATCGCGGTGCCGACCGTCGGCGACAAGGGCGAGCTGCCCTCCTCACTGCCCGTCCCCGGCCTGCCCGACGTGCCCTTCACGATGGACACCCTGACCACCATCGCCCCCTACGCACTCGCCGTGGCGCTGGTCGGTCTGATGGAGTCCCTGATGACCGCCAAGCTCGTCGACGACATCACCGACACCCACTCAAGCAAGACCCGCGAGTCCATCGGCCAGGGCATCGCCAACATCGTCACCGGCTTCTTCGGCGGCATGGGCGGCTGCGCCATGATCGGCCAGACGATGATCAACGTGAAGGTGTCCGGCGCCCGCACCCGCCTGTCCACCTTCCTCGCCGGATCCTTCCTGATGGTGCTGTGCATCGTCTTCGGACCGGTCGTCTCCGACATCCCCATGGCCGCCCTGGTCGCTGTGATGGTGATGGTGTCCTTCGCGACCTTCGACTGGCACTCCATCGCCCCCAAGACCCTGAAGCGGATGCCCGCCGGCGAGATCGCCGTCATGGTCATCACCGTGGTCTGCGTGGTCGCCACCGACAACCTCGCCATCGGCGTCGTCGTCGGCTCCGTCACCGCCATGGTCATCTTCGCCAAACGCGTCGCCCACCTCGCCCACGTCACCGCCGTCACCGACCCCGACGGCGGCAGCGTCGTCTACTCCGTGACCGGCGAACTGTTTTTCGCCTCCTCCAACGACCTCGTCGGCCAGTTCAACTACGCCACCGACCCCGACAAGGTCGTCATCGACCTGACCGCCGCCCACATCTGGGATGCCTCCTCAGTAGCCGCCCTCGACGCGATCGAGACCAAGTACGCCCAGCGCGGCAAGACTGTCGAGATCATCGGCCTGAACAAGCCGAGCGCCCAGATCCACGAGAAACTCAGCGGCGAACTCACCGGCAGCCACTGA
- a CDS encoding MerR family transcriptional regulator — translation MSSEHMQIGEVAARTELSLRTIRHYEETGLVIPSARSQGGFRLYTEADVARLMVIRRMKPLGFTLDQMRDLLEATDRLDSGEELAAAEREALLECVRGYEQNAAEQVEKLRTQLARAEEFAATLRERLTRVPAL, via the coding sequence GTGAGCAGCGAGCACATGCAGATCGGCGAGGTCGCCGCGCGGACCGAGCTGTCACTGCGCACGATCCGGCACTACGAGGAGACCGGCCTGGTCATCCCCTCGGCCCGCTCGCAGGGCGGCTTCCGTCTCTATACCGAGGCCGACGTGGCTCGCCTGATGGTGATCCGCCGGATGAAGCCGCTCGGTTTCACCCTGGACCAGATGCGCGACCTGTTGGAGGCCACCGACCGCCTCGACTCCGGCGAGGAACTGGCGGCGGCCGAGCGCGAGGCGCTGCTGGAGTGCGTGCGCGGCTACGAGCAGAACGCGGCCGAACAGGTGGAGAAGCTGCGTACGCAGCTGGCGCGAGCGGAAGAGTTCGCCGCCACCTTGCGCGAACGCCTCACCCGCGTCCCCGCCCTCTGA
- the egtB gene encoding ergothioneine biosynthesis protein EgtB, whose product MTDPALDADALRERALTTLTTARARTTLLTSCVDDPDLTAQHSPLMSPLVWDLAHIGNQEEQWLLRAVAGREAMRSEIDGLYDAFEHPRAERPSLPLLPPTEARHYASEVRGRVLDLLESTAFHGTRLTEAGFAFGMIAQHEQQHDETMLITHQLRKGPQALTAPDPEPAPLFTGPSEVLVPGGPFTMGTSTEPWALDNERPAHRREVAPFSMDTTPVTNAAYQAFIEDGGYDTERWWTPEGWAHIRQHSINAPLFWHRDGKQWLRRRFGVTEVVPPDEPVLHVCWYEADAYARWAGRRLPTEAEWEKAARHDPAGDRSMRYPWGDADPAPEHANLGQRHLRPAPAGSYPEGESPLGVRQLIGDVWEWTASDFLPYPGFQAFPYKEYSEVFFGPEHKVLRGGSFAVDAVACRGTFRNWDYPIRRQIFSGFRTARSVGDV is encoded by the coding sequence ATGACCGACCCCGCCCTCGACGCGGACGCGCTGCGCGAGCGGGCGCTCACCACCCTGACCACCGCCCGTGCCCGTACGACCCTGCTGACCTCCTGCGTCGACGACCCCGACCTCACCGCCCAGCACTCGCCGCTGATGTCCCCGCTGGTGTGGGACCTCGCGCACATCGGCAACCAGGAGGAGCAGTGGCTGCTGCGGGCGGTCGCGGGGCGGGAGGCGATGCGGTCCGAGATCGACGGCCTCTACGACGCCTTCGAGCACCCGCGCGCCGAACGGCCCTCGCTGCCGCTGCTGCCGCCGACCGAGGCCCGGCACTACGCCTCCGAGGTGCGCGGCCGGGTGCTGGACCTGCTGGAAAGCACGGCCTTCCACGGGACGCGGCTGACCGAGGCGGGCTTCGCCTTCGGGATGATCGCGCAGCACGAGCAGCAGCACGACGAGACGATGCTGATCACCCATCAGCTCCGCAAGGGGCCGCAGGCCCTGACCGCCCCCGACCCGGAACCGGCCCCGCTGTTCACGGGGCCGTCCGAAGTCCTCGTCCCCGGCGGTCCGTTCACCATGGGCACCTCGACCGAGCCCTGGGCACTGGACAACGAACGCCCGGCGCACCGGCGCGAGGTGGCGCCCTTCTCCATGGACACGACCCCGGTGACGAACGCCGCGTACCAGGCGTTCATCGAGGACGGCGGCTACGACACCGAACGCTGGTGGACACCGGAGGGCTGGGCGCACATCCGGCAGCACTCCATCAACGCCCCGCTGTTCTGGCACCGGGACGGCAAGCAGTGGCTGCGGCGCCGCTTCGGCGTCACCGAGGTCGTCCCGCCCGACGAGCCCGTACTGCACGTGTGCTGGTACGAGGCCGACGCCTACGCCCGCTGGGCGGGGCGCCGGCTGCCCACCGAGGCCGAGTGGGAGAAGGCCGCCCGGCACGACCCGGCCGGTGACCGCTCGATGCGCTACCCGTGGGGCGACGCCGACCCGGCACCGGAGCACGCCAACCTCGGCCAGCGGCATCTGCGCCCGGCCCCGGCCGGCAGCTACCCGGAGGGGGAATCGCCGCTCGGTGTACGGCAGTTGATCGGCGACGTGTGGGAGTGGACGGCGAGCGACTTCCTGCCCTACCCGGGGTTCCAGGCGTTCCCGTACAAGGAGTACTCGGAGGTGTTCTTCGGCCCCGAGCACAAGGTGCTGCGCGGCGGTTCGTTCGCGGTGGACGCGGTGGCCTGCCGGGGCACCTTCCGCAACTGGGACTATCCGATCCGGCGGCAGATCTTCTCCGGGTTCCGTACGGCCCGCTCCGTGGGGGACGTCTGA
- a CDS encoding alpha/beta fold hydrolase translates to MPSIAVNGTDIYYDLRGTGPSVLFIAGAGGDAGTFERVADLLADEFTVLSYDRRGNSRSPRPAGWQTTSVAEQADDAAALLTALRLAPAAVYGNSYGAIVALDLLVRHPAVVRSAVLHEPPLQSVVKNAGEAQAAVRAVVEAGMAAGGPESAVEHFMRFASGDENWEQLEPRLRQRMLANGETLFGVEMGTFEPYCPDDAALAGITAPTRALISQDSPDFFHEVATWLAARLGTELLRTPGTHLPQFDHPEELVRTVKPFLAT, encoded by the coding sequence ATGCCGTCGATTGCCGTCAACGGGACGGACATTTACTACGACTTGCGCGGCACCGGCCCGTCGGTGCTGTTCATCGCCGGTGCGGGCGGCGATGCCGGCACCTTCGAGCGGGTCGCGGACTTGCTCGCCGACGAGTTCACCGTCCTCAGCTACGACCGACGGGGCAACTCGCGCAGTCCGCGTCCCGCCGGGTGGCAAACGACCTCGGTGGCCGAGCAGGCGGACGACGCGGCCGCCCTGCTCACCGCGCTCCGGCTCGCTCCCGCTGCCGTGTACGGCAACAGCTATGGGGCCATCGTCGCCCTGGACCTGCTCGTACGCCATCCCGCCGTCGTCCGTAGCGCGGTACTGCACGAGCCCCCGCTGCAGTCCGTGGTGAAGAACGCGGGCGAGGCCCAGGCCGCCGTGCGGGCAGTCGTCGAGGCAGGCATGGCCGCCGGAGGCCCTGAGTCGGCCGTCGAACACTTCATGCGGTTTGCCTCCGGCGACGAGAACTGGGAGCAGCTGGAGCCGCGGCTGCGTCAGAGGATGCTGGCGAACGGCGAGACGCTCTTCGGTGTCGAGATGGGGACGTTCGAGCCGTACTGCCCAGACGACGCGGCGCTCGCCGGAATCACCGCGCCCACCCGAGCCCTGATCAGCCAGGACTCCCCGGATTTCTTCCACGAGGTCGCTACCTGGCTCGCCGCCCGCCTCGGGACTGAGCTGCTGCGGACCCCGGGCACGCACCTACCGCAGTTCGATCACCCTGAGGAACTCGTTCGCACGGTCAAGCCGTTCCTGGCCACCTGA
- a CDS encoding amidase, producing MTPDRAVGLAESVRALAGGEVTSRALVARALARIEATQGSVNAFRVVRAEAALAEAEAADEELAAGVRRPLLGVPVAVKDDMDVAGEPTAFGCSGEFPPVTEDGEAVRRLRAAGAVIVGKTNTCELGQWPFTEGPAFGATRNPWHPDHTPGGSSGGSAAAVAAGLVPAALGSDGAGSVRIPASWTHLIGIKPQRGRISTWPRGESFQGITVNGTLARTVADAALLLDAAAGNHDLDPHRPPAINASEAVGRDPGRLRIALSLKPPFTAVPARLQPEVRARVVQLAEKLSGLGHLVEEADPPYGQIGLTFVPRATVGIAEWVSATPFPALLDPRTRDAARLGRLLGGVPLRAARRAEALLHRRIGAFYESYDVILAPTTAAPPPRIGAMLELGGFATDRAMIAACPYAWPWNVLGWPGINVPAGFVGGLPVGAQLLGPANSEPLLISLAAQLEAELRWHELWPPQQGEEEPIAVV from the coding sequence ATGACACCCGACCGTGCCGTAGGCCTCGCCGAGTCCGTCCGCGCGTTGGCCGGCGGGGAGGTGACCTCGCGGGCGCTCGTCGCTCGGGCGCTGGCGCGGATCGAGGCGACCCAGGGGTCCGTCAACGCGTTCCGGGTGGTCCGGGCCGAGGCCGCGCTCGCCGAGGCGGAGGCCGCGGACGAGGAGCTCGCCGCCGGAGTGCGCCGGCCGTTGCTCGGCGTGCCGGTCGCGGTGAAGGACGACATGGACGTGGCGGGCGAGCCGACCGCGTTCGGCTGCAGCGGGGAGTTCCCGCCGGTCACCGAGGACGGCGAGGCGGTGCGGCGGCTGCGCGCGGCCGGTGCCGTGATCGTCGGCAAGACCAACACCTGCGAGCTGGGGCAGTGGCCGTTCACCGAGGGGCCCGCCTTCGGCGCGACCCGCAATCCGTGGCACCCGGACCACACGCCGGGCGGCTCGTCCGGCGGTTCCGCGGCCGCCGTCGCCGCCGGTCTGGTGCCCGCCGCGCTCGGCTCGGACGGCGCCGGCTCGGTGCGGATCCCCGCCTCCTGGACCCACCTGATCGGCATCAAGCCGCAGCGCGGCCGCATCTCCACCTGGCCGCGCGGCGAGTCGTTCCAGGGCATCACCGTCAACGGCACCCTCGCCCGCACGGTGGCCGACGCGGCCCTCCTGCTGGACGCCGCCGCCGGCAACCACGACCTCGACCCGCACCGGCCGCCGGCGATCAACGCCTCCGAGGCGGTGGGCCGCGACCCCGGCCGGCTGCGCATCGCACTCTCCCTCAAGCCGCCGTTCACCGCCGTGCCCGCCCGACTGCAACCCGAGGTGCGGGCCAGGGTCGTCCAACTCGCCGAGAAACTGAGCGGGTTGGGGCACCTCGTCGAGGAGGCGGATCCGCCGTACGGCCAGATCGGGCTGACCTTCGTCCCCCGCGCGACGGTCGGCATCGCCGAGTGGGTGAGCGCGACGCCGTTCCCCGCACTGCTCGACCCGCGCACCCGGGACGCCGCCCGGCTGGGCCGGCTGCTCGGCGGGGTGCCGCTGCGGGCGGCCCGGCGCGCGGAGGCGCTTCTGCACCGTCGCATCGGCGCGTTCTACGAGTCGTACGACGTGATTCTGGCCCCCACCACCGCCGCTCCCCCGCCCCGGATCGGCGCGATGCTCGAACTCGGCGGCTTCGCCACCGACCGCGCGATGATCGCCGCCTGCCCCTACGCCTGGCCGTGGAACGTCCTGGGCTGGCCCGGCATCAACGTCCCGGCCGGATTCGTGGGCGGGCTGCCCGTCGGCGCCCAGTTGCTGGGGCCGGCGAACAGTGAGCCCCTGCTGATCTCGCTGGCCGCGCAGTTGGAGGCGGAGCTGCGCTGGCACGAGCTGTGGCCGCCGCAGCAGGGCGAGGAAGAGCCCATCGCGGTCGTCTGA
- a CDS encoding type II toxin-antitoxin system PemK/MazF family toxin, with amino-acid sequence MSISTDENVPGRFGPSATSEVDPREVGKVRTEYSPAHDGDPDPGEIVWTWVPFEENDGRGKDRPVLVVAREAAGTFLAVQLSSKRHDAGWAGGRRGAREWVAIGSGPWDRTGRDSWVDVDRILRLHEEGMRREACALDRGRFNLVRHRLHERYGWS; translated from the coding sequence GTGAGCATCTCCACCGATGAGAACGTCCCGGGCCGGTTCGGTCCGTCAGCCACCTCCGAAGTCGACCCCCGCGAGGTCGGCAAGGTGCGCACCGAGTACTCCCCCGCGCACGACGGCGACCCCGACCCCGGGGAGATCGTCTGGACCTGGGTCCCCTTCGAGGAGAACGACGGACGGGGCAAGGACCGCCCGGTGCTGGTGGTGGCCCGGGAGGCCGCCGGCACCTTCCTCGCCGTGCAACTGTCGAGCAAGCGGCACGACGCCGGGTGGGCGGGCGGGAGAAGAGGTGCCCGCGAGTGGGTCGCCATCGGCAGCGGGCCGTGGGACCGGACGGGCCGCGACTCCTGGGTGGACGTGGACCGCATCCTCCGGCTGCACGAGGAGGGTATGCGCCGGGAGGCGTGTGCGCTGGACCGCGGGCGGTTCAACCTGGTGCGGCACCGGCTGCACGAGCGCTACGGCTGGAGCTGA
- a CDS encoding TIGR02452 family protein — protein sequence MSARLRGIAQQTEQIVAAGTYRAPDGREVSVGAAIDAAREGTRMHGPDPVPVPQAPAVETFFEVTGESSLEAARRISGPVAVLNFASARNPGGGYLNGAQAQEEALCRASALYTCLLGAREFYDHHRAHRDPFYTDRVTHSPGVPVFRDDRGRLLDEPYTVGFLTAAAPNAGVIRRTAPERTAELPHALAVRAERVLETAAAHGYRRLVLGAWGCGVFQNDPAQVAGAFRALLGPDGRFASAFEHVVFGILDRTPGSVVREAFVRAFPERQLQP from the coding sequence ATGAGCGCGCGCCTGCGCGGCATCGCGCAGCAGACGGAACAGATCGTGGCGGCCGGGACGTACCGCGCGCCGGACGGCCGCGAAGTGTCCGTCGGGGCGGCGATCGACGCCGCCCGGGAGGGCACGCGGATGCACGGGCCGGACCCGGTGCCGGTGCCGCAGGCTCCCGCAGTGGAGACGTTCTTCGAGGTCACGGGCGAGAGCAGCCTGGAGGCCGCCCGGCGGATCTCCGGCCCGGTGGCCGTTTTGAACTTCGCCTCGGCCCGCAACCCCGGCGGCGGCTACCTGAACGGCGCCCAGGCCCAGGAAGAGGCCCTGTGCCGCGCCTCGGCGCTGTACACGTGTCTGCTCGGGGCCCGTGAGTTCTACGACCACCACCGCGCCCACCGCGACCCGTTCTACACGGACCGCGTCACCCACTCACCCGGCGTGCCCGTCTTCCGCGACGACCGCGGCCGTCTGCTGGACGAGCCGTACACGGTCGGCTTCCTGACCGCCGCCGCGCCGAACGCGGGCGTCATACGGCGTACGGCCCCGGAGCGCACGGCCGAGCTGCCGCACGCGCTGGCCGTACGGGCCGAGCGCGTACTGGAGACGGCCGCGGCGCACGGGTACCGGCGGCTGGTGCTGGGTGCGTGGGGCTGCGGGGTGTTCCAGAACGACCCGGCGCAGGTGGCCGGGGCGTTCCGGGCACTGCTCGGGCCCGACGGGCGGTTCGCCTCGGCCTTCGAGCACGTGGTGTTCGGGATCCTGGACCGCACGCCGGGCAGCGTGGTGCGAGAGGCCTTCGTACGAGCGTTCCCGGAGCGTCAGCTCCAGCCGTAG
- a CDS encoding GNAT family N-acetyltransferase: MAGVCTHPATRGRGPAQAVCGFVVDDLVHRYGRAALIVDAANTPAIAAHERLEGPGVTGPWRASPAGGRR, translated from the coding sequence ATGGCCGGGGTATGCACTCACCCCGCAACCCGCGGACGCGGGCCGGCACAGGCCGTCTGTGGCTTCGTCGTGGACGATCTGGTCCACCGGTACGGACGTGCCGCGCTCATTGTGGATGCTGCCAACACGCCGGCGATCGCCGCGCACGAACGCCTGGAAGGCCCGGGCGTCACAGGTCCTTGGCGGGCCAGTCCAGCAGGCGGGCGCCGATGA
- a CDS encoding glycoside hydrolase family 43 protein produces the protein MIRRPHTPSRRSVLRAMAALPASALILGEAPGLLGTALAAAPPSGSATRYTIVPFLNSNDGTVNVYQSDDATDFRLAKASAYTPPSNRIRDASIFKHTNGYYYITYTTHTWQDTSTTIGFARSTDRVNWTFLYDYTVPITNLSRAWAPEWFVDSDGSVNVIVSCSTTNDEWIFTPYLLRATNSSLTAWSSPVALSGIGANHIDTFIVKIGSTYHAFTKNETTKYIEYATASNLTGPYTISRTGNWAGWGSYREGPALVQLDNGAWRLFFDGYGDGTYYYSDSYDTFATWSAPAALPAVSGTARHFTVIKETVSGGPALAKNVTRSFQSANYSTRYWQVQSSLLNLPVVSGTSTTAEKQASTFTVVAGLADANGYSFRDSSGRYLRHWDYRARFDANDGTSTFAKDATFVARTGTSSGSIRFESYNYPGYYLRHYSYQLRVERSDGTDLFRQDSSFTPVTSWA, from the coding sequence GTGATCAGACGTCCCCACACCCCGTCCCGCCGCAGCGTGCTGCGCGCGATGGCCGCCCTGCCCGCTTCGGCGCTGATCCTGGGCGAGGCCCCCGGCCTGCTCGGCACGGCACTGGCGGCCGCACCGCCCAGCGGCTCGGCCACCCGCTACACCATCGTGCCGTTCCTGAACAGCAACGACGGGACCGTGAACGTCTATCAGTCGGACGACGCCACCGACTTCCGGCTGGCCAAGGCCTCCGCCTACACGCCGCCGAGCAACCGCATCCGCGACGCGAGTATCTTCAAGCACACCAACGGCTACTACTACATCACCTACACGACCCACACCTGGCAGGACACCAGCACCACCATCGGCTTCGCCCGCAGCACCGACCGGGTCAACTGGACGTTCCTGTACGACTACACGGTTCCGATCACCAATCTCTCCCGGGCGTGGGCGCCGGAGTGGTTCGTCGACAGCGACGGCAGCGTGAACGTCATCGTGTCCTGCTCGACCACCAACGACGAGTGGATCTTCACGCCGTATCTGCTGAGGGCCACGAACTCCTCCCTGACCGCGTGGAGTTCACCGGTGGCGCTCTCCGGCATCGGCGCGAACCACATCGACACCTTCATCGTGAAGATCGGCTCCACCTACCACGCCTTCACGAAGAACGAGACGACGAAGTACATCGAGTACGCGACGGCCTCGAACCTCACCGGCCCCTACACGATCTCCCGCACCGGCAACTGGGCGGGCTGGGGCAGCTACCGCGAGGGCCCCGCGCTGGTACAGCTCGACAACGGCGCCTGGCGCCTGTTCTTCGACGGCTACGGCGACGGCACCTACTACTACAGCGACAGCTACGACACCTTCGCCACCTGGTCCGCCCCGGCCGCCCTGCCCGCCGTCTCGGGAACGGCCCGTCACTTCACGGTCATCAAGGAGACCGTCTCGGGCGGCCCGGCCCTGGCGAAGAACGTCACCCGCTCCTTCCAGTCGGCCAACTACTCCACCCGCTACTGGCAGGTGCAGTCCTCCCTGCTCAACCTCCCGGTGGTCAGCGGCACGAGCACCACCGCCGAGAAGCAGGCCTCGACGTTCACCGTCGTGGCCGGTCTCGCCGACGCGAACGGCTACTCCTTCCGCGACTCCTCCGGCAGGTACCTCCGCCACTGGGACTACCGGGCCCGCTTCGACGCCAACGACGGGACGTCGACGTTCGCCAAGGACGCCACGTTCGTCGCCCGCACGGGCACGTCGAGCGGCTCGATCCGCTTCGAGTCGTACAACTATCCCGGCTACTACCTGCGGCACTACAGCTACCAGCTGCGGGTGGAACGGTCGGACGGAACGGACCTGTTCCGGCAGGACAGTTCGTTTACACCAGTGACGTCCTGGGCCTGA